One Vallitalea pronyensis genomic region harbors:
- a CDS encoding stage V sporulation protein AB produces the protein MGYLGYIILIIMGFGGGVIVSGGVFAFIAIIGIVPRLAQKTQTQDCISIYEDAIMLGGVFGTIIMVSGLRVMLGHFFAALYGFFAGIFIGCLAVSLAEILDVIPIITRRLSLKVGMAYFIVALAIGKLTGSLLYFIIPGFYSLKK, from the coding sequence ATGGGGTACTTAGGCTATATTATATTAATCATTATGGGGTTTGGTGGAGGTGTCATTGTTTCTGGAGGTGTTTTTGCATTCATAGCCATTATTGGTATTGTACCTCGTCTCGCGCAAAAGACACAAACGCAAGACTGCATTTCCATTTATGAAGACGCTATTATGTTAGGCGGTGTTTTTGGAACCATTATTATGGTTTCGGGGCTTCGGGTTATGTTAGGTCATTTTTTTGCTGCTCTATATGGTTTTTTCGCAGGTATCTTTATTGGTTGTTTAGCAGTATCACTTGCTGAGATACTTGATGTTATACCCATTATTACAAGGCGTTTAAGCCTAAAAGTAGGTATGGCCTATTTTATTGTTGCATTAGCTATTGGTAAGTTAACAGGGTCTTTATTATATTTTATCATTCCGGGGTTTTATTCCCTGAAAAAATAA
- the spoVAC gene encoding stage V sporulation protein AC: MPNINEQKKAYQKLVDQTSPKPNLFKNCLWAFGVGGLICCIGQVINDVLMYNAGLSKDTAATFTSIILVFLGALLTGLDLYDSIGKKAGAGSVVPITGFANSVVSPAIEYKKEGYVFGVGAKIFTIAGPVILYGVLSSVIVGLIYFMVGV; encoded by the coding sequence ATGCCAAATATCAATGAACAAAAAAAAGCGTATCAAAAGTTAGTGGACCAAACATCACCCAAACCTAATTTATTTAAAAATTGTTTATGGGCTTTTGGTGTTGGGGGACTTATTTGCTGTATCGGTCAAGTCATCAATGATGTGTTGATGTATAATGCTGGCTTATCAAAAGATACAGCTGCTACTTTTACCAGTATTATATTAGTTTTTCTAGGTGCTTTATTAACAGGTCTTGATCTCTATGACAGTATTGGTAAAAAGGCAGGAGCAGGTTCTGTTGTCCCTATCACAGGTTTCGCCAATTCTGTGGTTTCACCCGCTATAGAGTACAAAAAAGAAGGGTATGTATTTGGTGTAGGGGCTAAGATTTTTACCATTGCAGGACCGGTTATATTATACGGTGTTCTATCGTCGGTTATTGTTGGTCTTATCTATTTTATGGTAGGGGTATAA
- the spoVAD gene encoding stage V sporulation protein AD, with product MGSQLGEQTIGFTKPPIIVGYGNVVGPKEGEGLLKQYFDQILEDSLWGEETWEKAESKILKTAIQLAIDNAKITKQDIRYLFAGDLLNQLTASTFAIRDMNRAFFGLYGACSTMGESLILASMAVEAGYANYALAATSSHFCGAEKQFRFPLELGNQRPLTATWTVTGSGAVVLGQTGTGPRVTHVTPGKIIDLGIKDEMNMGAAMAPAAADTIITHFKDTGRTATDYDLIATGDLGSVGKVLIQDLVQKEGYDLSRNYTDCGVEIFDHKKQDTHAGGSGCGCSAVTLTGYILKEMAKGTFNRILFVPTGALLSPISNFQGETIPGIAHAVAIENGQGLGKKG from the coding sequence ATGGGTAGTCAACTGGGCGAACAAACCATTGGCTTTACAAAACCACCGATTATCGTTGGCTATGGAAATGTAGTTGGTCCAAAAGAAGGAGAAGGCTTATTAAAGCAATATTTTGATCAAATACTTGAAGACTCACTGTGGGGAGAGGAAACTTGGGAAAAAGCAGAAAGTAAAATCCTAAAAACAGCTATTCAGTTAGCCATTGATAATGCCAAAATAACAAAGCAAGATATACGTTATCTTTTTGCAGGTGATTTACTCAATCAGTTAACGGCGAGTACCTTTGCTATTCGGGATATGAACAGAGCTTTTTTTGGTCTTTATGGTGCATGCTCTACTATGGGCGAGTCTTTAATATTAGCGTCCATGGCAGTTGAGGCCGGTTATGCGAATTATGCTTTAGCAGCTACATCCAGTCATTTCTGTGGCGCTGAGAAACAATTTCGTTTCCCATTAGAGTTAGGTAACCAGAGACCTTTAACAGCCACATGGACCGTAACGGGTAGTGGAGCAGTTGTATTAGGTCAAACAGGCACAGGTCCTAGGGTTACCCATGTAACACCAGGTAAAATTATTGATTTAGGTATAAAAGACGAAATGAACATGGGTGCTGCCATGGCACCCGCAGCAGCAGATACCATTATTACGCATTTTAAAGATACAGGTCGAACAGCAACGGATTATGACCTCATTGCTACAGGGGATTTAGGTAGTGTTGGTAAGGTCTTAATACAAGATTTAGTCCAAAAAGAAGGTTATGATTTATCTAGGAACTATACAGATTGTGGTGTGGAAATATTTGACCATAAGAAACAAGATACCCATGCTGGTGGCAGTGGGTGTGGTTGTTCAGCCGTTACGTTAACAGGTTATATTCTAAAAGAAATGGCAAAGGGTACGTTTAATCGAATATTATTTGTACCAACAGGTGCTTTATTAAGCCCTATCAGTAATTTTCAAGGAGAAACCATACCTGGTATCGCCCATGCAGTTGCCATTGAAAACGGACAAGGGTTAGGAAAGAAGGGATAA
- the spoVAE gene encoding stage V sporulation protein AE has translation MMDYIKVFVTGGIICVIGQILMDKTKLKPARILVIYVSVGTFLTGLGLYEYIVDWGGAGATVPLIGFGYALGVGVMEEVKTAGFLGVFTGGLTATAGGITAALIFGYLAAILFNPKDTK, from the coding sequence ATGATGGATTATATAAAAGTCTTTGTGACGGGTGGTATTATCTGTGTCATTGGTCAGATACTCATGGATAAAACAAAACTTAAACCAGCAAGGATATTAGTCATCTACGTATCCGTAGGTACTTTCCTTACAGGTCTTGGTTTGTATGAATATATAGTGGATTGGGGTGGAGCAGGAGCAACGGTACCCCTTATTGGATTTGGTTATGCTCTAGGTGTTGGTGTCATGGAAGAAGTGAAAACGGCAGGTTTTCTAGGTGTTTTTACCGGTGGGTTAACAGCAACGGCAGGAGGTATTACTGCCGCATTAATATTCGGATATCTGGCTGCTATTTTATTTAATCCAAAAGATACAAAGTAA
- a CDS encoding transglycosylase domain-containing protein, which yields MNYGHDSNHKKEKNLDSKSTKVKKSISTSFIRIVILTLLFTLGLMVCAGIGLTMAIIDSAPTIDYEKDFLPEGYTTFVYNQRGDEIAKLHGADANRIYAPIDTMPLHLQNAFVAIEDERFYEHGGIDMKGIFRAIISNIKNKDLTGEGASTITQQVIKNNVLNNDQNFKRKIQEQYLAIKLEQHVDKDTILESYLNTVALGRGTNGVQAATHRYFNKDVSELTLAESAVLASITQYPVRYDPISNPEHNRERQVLVLSKMLEQGLITKEAYDAAYAEDVYANIQAVSDNHTSQSKYSYFVDEVIVGVKNDLVEQHGYTSEEAYDLLYRGGLSIYITQDVHMQEIVDQAFLDESNYPPAHEDYSVKVMYSLSVNKKDIGTKHYYKEKEFDTNQQADAYVEELKKTWVEEGDEILEESKILVPQPQAAMVILDHHTGHVKAIAGGRGEKWGNQLLNRATQTARHPGSTFKILAAYLPALDTGRYTLATIQDDVPFSYAPSPNSEPWTVHNWYDSSKYKYNYKGLSTVRDGITWSMNIHAVKTLLDVGVDTSFDYLKKLGFTTLVEREVINGKIYTDKTPSLALGGVTKGVNLLELTAAYGAIANNGTYIKPIFYTKVLDHDGSILIEHTQPETRQVMKETTAFLLTDAMTDVIKKGTATIAKFKNVSMPIAGKTGTSTLKKDLVFSGYTPYYTACIWMGYDTPKGQVYNRSYHKLLWRIIMEEIHKGLPRKEFERPAGIIRASICSESGKLAVTGLCNRDPRGSTIRQEYFVKGTVPTETCDVHIKHTMCSASGLFANKYCPASDKYTKVYIKRPDPLVPSTWDPRKPPRIQDRRYELPYSMTGEYCHIHGPQVAKPDIKLPTDFYEEALEKNEDHYFIPSEDKEPDDNVIPPYLNNDYYSPPPFIYNE from the coding sequence ATGAACTATGGTCATGATTCTAATCACAAAAAAGAAAAGAATTTGGATTCAAAATCCACTAAAGTAAAAAAGTCAATCAGTACATCGTTTATACGTATTGTTATCCTAACCCTTCTTTTCACCCTTGGGCTTATGGTGTGTGCGGGTATTGGGCTTACCATGGCTATTATTGATTCTGCTCCTACGATTGACTATGAAAAAGATTTTTTACCAGAAGGCTATACAACCTTTGTTTATAACCAACGTGGTGATGAAATAGCTAAACTGCATGGAGCAGATGCCAATCGTATCTATGCACCAATTGATACGATGCCCCTCCACCTCCAAAATGCTTTTGTTGCCATTGAAGATGAGCGCTTTTACGAACATGGCGGCATTGATATGAAAGGTATTTTTCGAGCCATTATTAGCAACATAAAAAACAAAGACTTAACGGGGGAAGGTGCCAGCACCATCACCCAACAAGTTATTAAGAACAATGTACTTAACAATGACCAAAATTTTAAGCGTAAGATTCAAGAACAATATCTAGCAATAAAACTGGAACAACATGTGGACAAAGACACCATCTTAGAATCTTATCTCAACACGGTAGCATTAGGGCGGGGCACTAACGGTGTACAAGCTGCAACTCATCGTTATTTCAATAAAGATGTATCGGAGTTGACCTTAGCAGAATCCGCTGTATTAGCGAGTATTACCCAATACCCTGTAAGGTATGATCCTATTTCCAACCCTGAACATAATAGAGAAAGACAGGTACTTGTTTTATCAAAGATGTTAGAACAAGGGCTCATTACGAAAGAAGCGTATGATGCTGCATACGCAGAAGATGTCTATGCCAATATTCAAGCGGTATCGGATAACCATACCAGCCAATCTAAATACTCCTATTTTGTCGATGAAGTCATCGTTGGTGTAAAAAATGATTTGGTAGAACAACACGGTTATACCTCAGAAGAGGCCTATGACCTCTTGTACCGAGGCGGATTAAGCATCTATATTACACAAGATGTGCATATGCAAGAAATCGTGGATCAAGCCTTCCTAGATGAAAGTAATTACCCGCCAGCTCACGAGGATTATTCTGTGAAAGTGATGTATAGCTTATCTGTGAATAAAAAAGATATCGGAACCAAACATTATTATAAAGAAAAAGAGTTTGATACTAATCAACAAGCAGATGCTTATGTTGAAGAACTGAAGAAAACGTGGGTTGAAGAAGGTGACGAGATACTTGAAGAATCTAAGATTCTTGTTCCCCAACCCCAAGCAGCCATGGTTATACTGGATCATCATACGGGCCATGTAAAAGCCATTGCGGGAGGTCGTGGGGAAAAATGGGGCAATCAGCTTCTAAACCGAGCAACCCAAACCGCAAGGCATCCTGGTTCTACTTTTAAAATATTAGCAGCTTATCTGCCTGCTCTTGATACAGGCCGCTATACATTAGCAACTATCCAAGATGATGTACCCTTTTCTTATGCACCCTCCCCTAATAGTGAGCCTTGGACAGTGCATAACTGGTATGACAGCAGTAAATATAAATATAATTATAAAGGGTTATCCACCGTAAGAGATGGTATTACATGGTCCATGAATATACATGCTGTTAAAACCTTATTGGATGTTGGTGTGGATACAAGCTTTGATTATCTAAAAAAATTAGGGTTTACCACCTTAGTTGAACGCGAAGTCATAAATGGAAAAATCTACACGGACAAAACACCTTCATTAGCTCTAGGAGGTGTAACCAAAGGTGTTAATCTCTTAGAATTGACAGCCGCTTATGGTGCCATAGCCAATAACGGCACGTATATTAAACCCATATTCTACACAAAAGTCTTAGATCATGATGGGTCTATCCTAATAGAACATACACAACCAGAAACAAGGCAAGTCATGAAAGAAACAACTGCCTTCTTGCTTACAGATGCCATGACAGATGTTATCAAAAAAGGTACTGCAACCATTGCAAAATTTAAAAATGTCAGCATGCCCATTGCCGGTAAAACGGGTACCTCAACCCTAAAGAAAGACCTAGTCTTCTCAGGGTATACCCCTTATTATACAGCTTGTATATGGATGGGCTATGATACACCAAAAGGACAAGTGTACAATCGCAGTTATCATAAACTGCTATGGCGTATAATCATGGAGGAAATCCATAAAGGACTTCCCCGTAAAGAATTTGAACGACCTGCTGGTATTATACGTGCATCCATATGCAGTGAATCCGGTAAGTTAGCTGTTACGGGTTTATGTAATCGTGACCCCAGAGGTTCTACCATACGTCAAGAATACTTTGTAAAAGGCACCGTACCCACTGAAACATGTGATGTCCATATAAAACACACCATGTGTTCAGCTTCAGGACTCTTTGCCAATAAATATTGTCCTGCATCGGATAAATACACCAAAGTCTATATCAAACGACCAGATCCTCTTGTACCATCTACTTGGGACCCACGTAAGCCACCAAGAATACAAGATCGCAGATATGAGCTTCCCTATAGTATGACAGGCGAGTATTGTCATATCCATGGTCCTCAAGTAGCCAAACCCGACATTAAATTACCAACAGACTTCTATGAGGAAGCTTTAGAAAAGAATGAAGACCATTATTTTATCCCATCTGAGGATAAAGAACCGGATGACAATGTTATACCACCTTATCTGAATAATGATTATTATTCACCACCACCATTTATATATAATGAATAG
- a CDS encoding HD domain-containing protein, whose protein sequence is MTGRINLILQNPTYKQCYDKIAAWEKDRSHCKHDLTHFLDVARITYILTLEEDVAINKEYIYAAALLHDIGRHMEYEEEVPHDKAGGAICVPILQACQFNEEEIACIQEAILSHCNPSVKEHKNLAGYLYRGDKMSRTCYSCHKVEQCEWENKKKNLQIRR, encoded by the coding sequence ATGACAGGGCGAATTAACTTAATATTACAGAATCCTACATATAAGCAATGTTATGATAAGATTGCAGCATGGGAAAAAGACAGGAGCCATTGTAAACATGATTTGACCCATTTTCTAGATGTGGCAAGGATTACTTATATTTTGACACTTGAAGAGGATGTAGCCATTAACAAAGAATATATCTATGCAGCAGCATTACTACATGATATTGGCAGGCACATGGAATATGAAGAAGAGGTACCTCATGATAAAGCGGGTGGAGCCATATGTGTACCTATTCTACAGGCGTGTCAATTTAACGAAGAAGAGATAGCATGTATCCAAGAAGCCATTTTATCCCATTGTAACCCTTCAGTTAAGGAACATAAAAATTTAGCAGGCTATTTGTATCGAGGAGATAAGATGTCCAGAACTTGCTATAGTTGTCATAAGGTGGAGCAATGTGAGTGGGAAAACAAGAAGAAAAATTTGCAGATAAGACGGTAG
- a CDS encoding transglycosylase domain-containing protein, which produces MNFSKESNKKKQKSLDSKKNKASKTVSTSFVKILAFAFLLFIIVGVCAGIGFVKSIIDAAPAISVDDIVPEGYASFVYDQNGNEIAKLYGTDANRIPKELDEIPKYLQDSFIVIEDERFWQHNGIDLKGIFRAIFTNLKEKRLSEGASTITQQLIKNNVLTNAETFERKIQEQYLAMEIEKKSSKEQILENYLNTVALGRGTNGVQSAANKYFNKDVSELTIAESAVLAAITQRPTYYDPVINPENNKVRQSIILQKLLDYENITQAEYDAATKEDVYNNIQIVKNNMPSSSTQSYYVDEVYKRVKEDLMIQKGITEAQAENQIYRGGLSIYINQDLEMQKILDEAYTNEDNFPKKNEDYGIRLHYSLSVKKAEGTKHYYKEKEFETDQELDAFIEQYKKDMIGPNDEVVGENKTLIPQPQSAMVIMDQYSGEVKAMVGGRGKKEGNLILNRATDSPRQPGSTFKVLAAYLPAIDTAGYTLATVLDDVPTKFPGQNKIWPKNYYKQFKGLSTVREGIVHSMNIITVKTLHDIGPQTGYDYLIKLGFTTLADREENNGQIYSDKVLPLALGGITHGVTVLELTAAYAAIANNGEYIEPTFYTKVLNHDNKIILEKQPARRQVMKETTAFLLTDALVDAVVRGTGRKVNFKTQPIAGKTGTTSDDKDILFAGYTPYYTAVVWQGFDYAKTLDSYAGYHKTMWRYVMERVHKDLPRKEFTRPSGIVTETICTESGLKAVEGLCDLDPRKGTVRTEYFAKGTVPKEECTTHYKVTMCKVSGLPASEYCPEEDKVDQVFIQRDPAVVIWDPNNPPDIADLGYEMKPTMIGEICHIHGPVIEPPINPLPQDLIDDGNEGNTPPDNTDPQPFNPLEPNDPVSVNEPENDDDEEDD; this is translated from the coding sequence ATGAATTTTAGTAAGGAATCAAACAAAAAAAAGCAGAAGTCCCTTGATTCTAAAAAGAACAAGGCATCCAAAACCGTCAGTACATCATTTGTAAAAATTTTGGCTTTTGCATTTTTACTCTTTATCATCGTCGGTGTTTGTGCAGGCATAGGTTTTGTGAAGTCCATCATTGACGCAGCCCCAGCAATCAGTGTGGATGACATTGTTCCAGAAGGTTATGCATCTTTTGTTTATGATCAAAATGGTAATGAAATTGCCAAATTATATGGAACAGACGCAAACCGTATACCTAAAGAGCTTGATGAAATACCTAAATATCTTCAAGATTCATTTATTGTTATTGAAGATGAACGCTTCTGGCAACATAACGGTATTGATTTAAAAGGTATCTTTAGAGCCATTTTCACCAATTTAAAAGAAAAACGTTTGAGCGAAGGTGCGAGTACGATTACTCAGCAGCTTATTAAAAATAATGTATTAACCAACGCAGAAACTTTTGAACGTAAGATACAAGAACAGTATTTGGCTATGGAAATAGAAAAGAAATCCTCTAAAGAACAGATACTGGAAAATTACTTAAATACCGTAGCATTAGGCCGAGGTACCAATGGTGTACAATCTGCAGCCAATAAGTACTTCAATAAGGACGTTAGTGAACTCACCATTGCAGAATCAGCTGTACTTGCAGCCATTACCCAGCGACCTACTTATTATGACCCTGTGATTAACCCAGAAAATAACAAAGTACGTCAATCCATTATTCTTCAAAAGTTATTGGATTATGAAAACATCACACAAGCAGAATATGATGCTGCCACGAAAGAAGATGTGTATAATAACATACAAATTGTAAAAAATAACATGCCTTCTAGTTCTACTCAGTCCTATTATGTGGATGAGGTCTATAAAAGAGTCAAAGAAGACCTTATGATTCAAAAGGGTATTACAGAAGCGCAAGCAGAGAACCAAATATATCGTGGTGGACTCAGTATCTATATTAATCAAGACCTTGAAATGCAGAAAATACTTGATGAAGCTTATACCAATGAGGATAATTTCCCTAAAAAAAATGAAGATTATGGTATTCGTTTGCATTATTCTCTTTCTGTAAAAAAAGCAGAAGGTACCAAACATTACTACAAAGAAAAAGAATTTGAAACTGATCAAGAGCTTGACGCTTTTATAGAGCAGTATAAAAAAGATATGATCGGTCCTAATGATGAAGTGGTAGGAGAAAATAAGACATTAATTCCTCAGCCACAATCCGCTATGGTCATCATGGACCAATATTCCGGTGAAGTGAAAGCCATGGTCGGTGGGCGAGGCAAAAAGGAAGGGAACTTAATCCTTAATCGAGCTACTGATTCACCTAGACAGCCTGGTTCAACCTTCAAAGTACTTGCAGCTTATCTTCCTGCTATTGATACAGCAGGCTATACCCTTGCAACCGTACTGGATGATGTACCCACTAAATTCCCCGGACAGAATAAAATCTGGCCCAAGAACTATTATAAGCAATTCAAAGGTTTATCAACGGTTCGTGAAGGTATTGTCCATTCCATGAACATTATTACCGTTAAAACCTTACATGACATAGGACCACAAACAGGCTATGACTACTTAATAAAACTTGGTTTTACAACACTTGCTGACCGTGAAGAAAATAATGGTCAGATTTATTCAGATAAAGTTTTACCTTTGGCTCTAGGTGGTATTACACATGGTGTAACTGTGCTTGAATTAACAGCTGCTTATGCGGCAATTGCTAACAATGGTGAATACATCGAGCCAACATTCTATACCAAAGTTTTAAATCATGATAATAAGATTATTTTAGAAAAACAGCCTGCTAGACGACAAGTCATGAAAGAAACAACGGCGTTTCTTCTAACAGATGCTTTAGTGGATGCTGTTGTAAGGGGTACAGGTAGAAAAGTGAATTTTAAAACCCAACCCATTGCAGGCAAAACAGGCACCACATCTGATGATAAGGATATCCTCTTTGCAGGCTATACCCCTTACTATACGGCTGTCGTATGGCAAGGTTTCGATTATGCTAAAACATTAGATTCCTATGCAGGCTATCATAAAACAATGTGGCGTTACGTCATGGAACGTGTTCACAAGGATTTACCGAGAAAAGAGTTTACTAGACCTTCAGGCATTGTAACTGAAACGATTTGTACAGAATCTGGTCTGAAAGCCGTTGAAGGGTTATGTGATTTAGACCCAAGAAAGGGTACTGTTCGTACAGAATACTTTGCAAAAGGGACTGTGCCTAAAGAGGAATGTACAACTCATTATAAAGTAACCATGTGTAAAGTATCTGGCTTACCTGCTTCTGAGTATTGTCCGGAAGAAGATAAAGTTGATCAAGTATTCATACAGCGTGACCCAGCTGTTGTCATCTGGGATCCTAATAACCCTCCTGACATTGCAGACCTTGGCTATGAAATGAAGCCAACCATGATTGGTGAAATCTGTCATATTCATGGACCTGTTATTGAACCACCTATTAATCCTCTTCCTCAAGATTTAATTGATGATGGTAATGAAGGTAATACCCCGCCAGACAATACAGATCCACAACCCTTTAATCCTTTAGAGCCAAATGATCCAGTAAGTGTCAATGAACCTGAAAATGATGACGATGAAGAAGATGATTAA
- the yunB gene encoding sporulation protein YunB yields the protein MRRNIKGVKPRCRSRKRRILAYVFLFLSLSCFLFVLTYKYLDDKILPIVVAMSQMKIQTIATQSINDAVQKTLEEKNIDTDELVKYFYNEKGEIISSGIDTIRINQICAEVIHKISEEVDRYSDESIPIPSGNLIGASIFANTGPYIKVQIMPYGTATINYDREFRSTGINQLNHRVWLNIETTMQVVVPLASEKVTVTQQVTLVDQVINGVVPPNYVNVPGSNLLDVAPGEFNKY from the coding sequence ATGAGAAGAAATATAAAAGGGGTAAAGCCCCGTTGTCGAAGTCGAAAGAGGCGTATCCTAGCCTATGTATTCCTTTTTCTTTCACTAAGTTGTTTTCTATTTGTGTTAACGTATAAATATCTAGATGATAAAATATTACCTATTGTCGTGGCCATGTCACAGATGAAGATTCAGACCATAGCAACCCAATCCATTAACGATGCTGTTCAAAAAACTTTGGAAGAAAAGAACATCGACACAGATGAATTGGTAAAGTACTTTTACAATGAAAAAGGCGAGATTATATCAAGTGGTATTGATACCATTCGGATTAACCAAATCTGTGCAGAAGTCATACATAAAATATCTGAAGAAGTGGATCGTTATTCAGATGAAAGTATACCAATACCTTCGGGTAATCTAATAGGTGCAAGTATTTTTGCGAATACAGGACCATACATAAAAGTACAGATTATGCCTTATGGCACAGCTACCATTAATTATGACCGTGAATTTCGTTCCACAGGTATTAACCAGTTAAATCACCGTGTTTGGTTGAATATTGAAACAACCATGCAAGTGGTGGTTCCATTAGCTTCAGAAAAAGTGACCGTTACCCAACAGGTAACATTAGTTGATCAAGTCATTAATGGTGTTGTACCACCAAACTATGTGAATGTACCGGGAAGTAATCTCTTGGATGTTGCTCCAGGAGAGTTCAATAAATATTAG
- the dapF gene encoding diaminopimelate epimerase, with protein sequence MKFTKMHGCGNDYIYLNGFEIDVADPSELAIRMSNRNFGVGSDGIVLILPSEKADFRMRMFNADGSEAEMCGNAIRCVGKYVYDKKMTDQTNITIDTLAGVKILDMTVEDGQVTYAKVDMGEPILKAEDIPVVSALEPVVGEVVEALGTAYAFTCVSMGNPHAITFVDDTDHFPLEEVGPIIEVHEKFPRKVNAEFVQVVDQETLKMRVWERGSGETLACGTGACATLVAGVLNEKVGRKATVKLLGGDLIIEWDEASNHVFMSGPAVTVFEGEWMLG encoded by the coding sequence ATGAAATTTACAAAAATGCATGGTTGTGGAAATGATTATATTTATTTAAACGGTTTTGAAATAGATGTAGCTGACCCATCTGAACTGGCCATTAGGATGAGTAATCGTAATTTTGGAGTAGGTTCCGATGGTATTGTACTCATACTTCCTTCAGAAAAAGCAGATTTTAGAATGCGTATGTTTAATGCAGATGGTTCAGAGGCAGAGATGTGTGGCAATGCTATACGTTGTGTGGGTAAGTATGTATATGATAAGAAGATGACAGATCAAACCAATATTACCATTGATACGTTAGCAGGGGTTAAAATATTGGATATGACAGTAGAAGATGGTCAGGTTACATATGCAAAAGTAGATATGGGCGAACCTATTTTGAAGGCAGAAGATATTCCCGTTGTTAGTGCACTTGAGCCTGTTGTGGGTGAGGTTGTAGAAGCGTTAGGGACTGCTTATGCCTTTACATGTGTGTCCATGGGGAATCCTCATGCCATTACATTTGTGGATGATACGGATCATTTTCCATTAGAAGAGGTTGGTCCAATTATTGAGGTTCATGAGAAGTTTCCTAGGAAAGTAAATGCAGAGTTTGTGCAAGTGGTTGACCAGGAGACCCTTAAAATGCGTGTTTGGGAAAGAGGGTCAGGGGAGACCTTGGCGTGTGGTACAGGTGCTTGTGCGACGTTGGTTGCTGGGGTGCTTAATGAGAAGGTTGGTCGTAAGGCGACAGTTAAGTTATTAGGTGGTGATTTGATTATTGAGTGGGATGAAGCCAGTAATCATGTGTTTATGAGTGGTCCTGCTGTGACGGTGTTTGAGGGGGAGTGGATGTTGGGTTAA